One window of Dysidea avara chromosome 11, odDysAvar1.4, whole genome shotgun sequence genomic DNA carries:
- the LOC136238500 gene encoding uncharacterized protein, whose amino-acid sequence MKHTGLVVIIIYTVVVTITTQYGEGTQLADNDIMKRQSIAQPTKPCTSSNEGESLYKALHADMIWICKSKQWTPYKLSPSIGTTKSLSATSCNTIKQQLTTHCNTPTTSGIYWVQDMQVYCDMEELDGGGWTLVWQHSYMEHLPLTHNMTFFSDHYKNCTTRASGWCNIPNKARFSEATEQMIVAYHKGTVVYAYKGLLNRNIDYNWSGAILLDFVKIVDKCTQQTGVQPAPENRIAIGLTFDKYSPYNYKRNCDTYGGSFTNPTECRWANCHLPSSISSSNRNVQMTIAIFVR is encoded by the exons ATGAAACACACTGGACTGGTAGTGATCataatatacactgtagtaGTTACTATCACTACACAGTATGG AGAGGGAACACAACTTGCTGATAATGACATAATGAAG CGACAAAGCATTGCTCAACCTACTAAGCCATGTACTAGTTCCAATGAAGGAGAATCACTCTATAAAGCATTACATGCTGATATGATATGGATCTGTAAGAGTAAACAATGGACTCCATACAA gttGTCACCATCCATTGGTACTACTAAGTCTTTAAGTGCTACTTCCTGTAACACAATAAAACAACAACTAACCACTCACTGTAATACACCAACAACAAGTGGAATCTACTGGGTACAGGATATGCAG GTTTATTGTGACATGGAAGAATTGGATGGTGGAGGATGGACATTAGTGTGGCAACATTCTTATATGGAACATCTTCCACTCACTCACAACATGACATTCTTCAGTGATCACTACAAGAATTGTACCACACGAGCATCTGGATGGTGTAACATACCAAATAAGGCAAGATTTAGTGAAGCTACTGAACAAATGATTGTGGCATATCACAAGGGAACTGTAGTGTATGCTTACAAGGGTCTCCTGAATAGGAACATTGATTATAACTGGAGTGGAGCTATACTACTAGACTTTGTGAAGATTGTGGACAAGTGTACACAACAAACTGGGGTCCAACCAGCTCCTGAAAACAGGATTGCTATTGGTCTCACTTTTGACAAGTATTCACCATACAACTACaagcgtaattgtgacacataTGGTGGTTCATTTACAAATCCTACAGAATGTCGATGGGCAAACTGCCACCTACCATCATCTATTTCAAGTAGCAACAGGAATGTCCAAATGACAATAGCCATTTTTGTGCGCTAA
- the LOC136239393 gene encoding uncharacterized protein — MNHTGLVVIIIYTVVVTITTQYGEGTQLVDHDIMKRHSIAQPTKPCTTSNEGESLYKALHADMIWICKSKQWTPYKLSPSIGTTKSLSATSCNTIKQQLTTHCNTPTTSGSYWVQDMQVYCDMEELDGGGWTLVWQHSYMEHLPLTHNMTFFSDHYKNCTTRASGWCNIPNKARFSEATEQMIVAYHKGTVVYAYKGLLNRNIDYNWSGAILLDFVKIVDKCTKNNGVQPAPENAQVIGLTFDKRTPYNYKTNYDTYGGSFTSPIDSRWGDCKLPSSISSTINLVQMTVAIFVR; from the exons ATGAATCACACTGGACTGGTAGTGATCataatatacactgtagtaGTTACTATCACTACACAGTATGG AGAGGGGACGCAACTTGTTGATCATGACATAATGaag CGACACAGCATTGCTCAACCTACTAAGCCATGTACTACTTCCAATGAAGGAGAGTCACTCTATAAAGCATTACATGCTGATATGATATGGATCTGTAAGAGCAAACAATGGACTCCATACAA gttGTCACCATCCATTGGTACTACTAAGTCTTTAAGTGCTACTTCCTGTAACACAATTAAACAACAACTAACCACTCACTGTAATACACCAACAACAAGTGGAAGCTACTGGGTACAGGATATGCAG GTTTATTGTGACATGGAAGAATTGGATGGTGGAGGATGGACATTAGTGTGGCAACATTCTTATATGGAACATCTTCCACTCACTCACAACATGACATTCTTCAGTGATCACTACAAGAATTGTACCACACGAGCATCTGGATGGTGTAACATACCAAATAAGGCAAGATTTAGTGAAGCTACTGAACAAATGATTGTGGCATACCACAAGGGAACTGTAGTATATGCTTACAAGGGTCTCCTGAATAGGAACATTGATTATAACTGGAGTGGAGCTATACTATTAGACTTTGTGAAGATTGTGGACAAGTGCACAAAGAATAATGGAGTCCAACCAGCTCCTGAAAATGCTCAAGTTATTGGTCTCACTTTTGACAAGAGGACACCATACAACTACAAAACTAACTATGACACATATGGTGGTTCATTCACAAGTCCTATAGATAGTCGATGGGGAGACTGCAAGCTACCATCATCCATATCAAGTACCATAAACCTTGTCCAAATGACAGTAGCCATTTTTGTGCGCTAA